Part of the Myxocyprinus asiaticus isolate MX2 ecotype Aquarium Trade chromosome 17, UBuf_Myxa_2, whole genome shotgun sequence genome, tgaataaatgatgcagctaaaattgtgtgggtgtgttggtatggatgtcagagtgtgttttgtgtgtgtaaaaaaacaacattggcattatgtaaacaaactggcatttaaaaggttataatcctgaaaatgaatgaatatttggtagttatgatcaggactgatgttggtttaaaaaaattaacttcttgaaagtggaaaataatattaatatataatattattatggcagttttttgacgtggacatttttgtcctctaaggacctctgaatTAGAAAACTTTAAGggttaatgttgtatacttgagttgtacagttgttttgaagTTAAGTTGAAAAAGAATACGTTAGGTTCATAACTTTTGatcaagttgtattgagcagttttGAATAATAGGAaattcaaattactagtaattctcacattagatgttaatattaattgtatattatgttgtttagataaaatttcacagaaatgttgatagaAAAGGTGTCttcatgtatcacactggttttgctttaatgtatattttgaaacatcaaagaatttctacattttattatttctaaacaaatggcatattaatatatatttatatttgtcagttagcATGCCAAAAATATCAGTCTTGTTACATGTATGAACAGATAAGAatctattaatgacttacaatatagtttatATGAAAACCATTGGGTTATGAAAGATTTATAAGCTTAAATTCCACCgagtcaaaattgacccgcgaatgcaaaaggtgtatacAGATTCTAAATGCAATAGGAGTGTTAAACAATTGCTTTACCCAACTTCAGTCCTCAAACATTCAAACATATCAAAAGCACCTCAAATGTATGTGCAATTGATATAAGAATCACGTCACCTCAATTTTAAACTCTCTGGCACAATATGAATATTTCTGTTATTATAAAAACAATTGACTTAtgtttactttgtgtgtgtgtgtatgtattttcattttgagtcaTATCTTTTATTATactgttgtgacgaggaggagggcgttgcCGGGCCGTGAGGCtacacggccggcgctgaatcagctgatcagcgggagagcgagataaaggggagccggagatgccagttcgagagagagagagagactgaactGTTACAGTGATGCCGaaacccctggcggatggcagcggcaaggactccgcAACAGCGCATCACTCCTCCCTCCcgtgtttcggcaccactgtaacagttcaatgatgggcaaggaggaggcaggaactggctgaacagtcaacataaaggtttaatgatatatatgaacttaaaacaacataaaacataaacgaacagacacacatgctgcacggccgtgtgcgtctctctcgaactgacgtctccggctcccctttatctcgctctcccgctaatcagctgattcagcaccggccatgcagcctcacggcccggccacgccctcctcctcgtcacagctgTCTTAACCCCTAAAATTTGCCCTTTCCAATTCTTTTGCTACTTTAACATTTTCTTAGTGAATGTTGTGTCCTTGCAGTTATTAACAGATGGTAGGTAAACACAAAGGAATGAGAATGGCACCAAAATGTACATCAAATGTCTAAAATAtctcaaatgttttatttaaatggaatataattcaaatttaaagatatttattttaacaatattttatctTAGACCCAGTAGCAAAAATCATTTCATTGCATAATTTGTTTTTGCCAAATAACCTAACCTTAATTCTCAGAAGATGTCTCTTTATTATAATGATTTTGGAATTTCTACTTTGGTTACAAAGATACAGAAACATTGTGAAAGATTAATGTTTGAAAAACTGCTCTGTAAGAAGAACATAAAAGGACAGTTTTGAGGTTCTATATTTCCAGTGGCTCTTGGTGACTAAATTATTCAGTCTATTGGACAATTATTAGCTTGTGTAAATGGTAGCACTGACTAGATCACTCAAGCCTGATATTTTAACACTTGAGAGAGCTGCCCTCTCCAAACTATCAACCAGCAAGTTCCAATTAACACTGTTAAGCACACACATAAGCAAACAATAATACTAAAACCACAACACACTCTTGTGATGTTTAGTGTGTCCAGGTCTAAAGGAAGGAAGGCATGCATGATGGCATTGGAGAAGGAAGAATATTCTGTCCTGCCAACAAGATGAACAGTTAATGAGTAGAAAAAGTTTATTGTTTTTAGTATAGAAGCAGTTAAGAGAATAAAGCTATAGTGATTGtcatttatgaaaatatatgatCAAAAGCCAAGGTTGAATAGTGTGAACTTCCAACAACCGAAGTGTAAAGTGGGTTTCAGTGTCACGCTAATGAAGGCACTGTGCTCTTGCCGTTTGAGTGATATAAAAAGTTTCTCGTTTCATTAAACAGGAGTCGTGGGGTCACAGCCGGCTTTATCCCCTCAGAGAAACAGGTGTTCAGGGTCAGAGTTCAGGCAGGGGTCAGGCCGGATTAGACGTCGAGGACCATTACATTAAGTGATAAGCGTGAAATTCCTCATGCTTATAGTCGTAATCTCTTTGTTGCaaccacacacaaaaatacacacacacacacatatgcagtaTATTCTGTAAACAGGCTTCTCAAAAAAATGTGGTGTTCATTTGAATCATATAGTttgttatattcaaaatgttttacatgtattAAACAGAATATAGTATcaaacattgtgtttttttttttcttatcaaaCTAATTCTGTGTaggaatttaaataaaatttttatttcaacattttCTGAAATATGTGAATATCTACAATAATAGCCCAAAATAGATTCTTCAGAGCTGTCACACAAACGTGAATGTTTATCCTGTACCTAAAGGTTTTAACTACTTATTAGTTCCAAGTCATGGAAAACACAAATGCCAGGGAAATATGAAATTGTTATTTCCGGCCTAAAAAAGTCCTGGAAACGAATACtggaatgtacagtgcatccggaaagtattcacagcacttcactttttccacattttgttatgttacagccttattccaaaatggattaaattcattattttcctcaaaattctacaaacaataccccataatgacaacgtgaaagaagtttgtttgaaatctttgcaaatttattaaaaataaaaaacaaaaaaaatcacatgtacataagtattcacagcctttgctcaatactttgttgaagcacctttggcaccaattacagcctcaagtctttttgagtataatgctacaagcttggcacatctatttttgggcagtttctcccattcttctttgcaggacctatcaagctccatcaggttggatggggagcgtcggtgcacagccattttcagatctctccagagatgtttaatcgggttcaagtctgggatctggctgggccactcaaggacattcacagagttgtcccggagccactcctttgttatcttggctgtgtgcttagggtcgttgtcctgttggaagatgaacctttaccccagtctgaggtccagagcgctctggagcaggttttcatcaaggatgtctctgtacattgctgcattcatctttccctcgatcctgactagtctcccagttcctgccgctgaaaaacatccccacagcatgatgctgccaccaccatgcttcactgtagggatggtattggccagatgcctggtttcctccagacatgatgcttgccattcaggccaaagagttcaatctttgtttctcatggtctgagagtccttcaggtgccttttggcaaactccaggcgggctgtcatgtgccttttactgaggagtggcttccgtctggccactctaccatacaggcctgattggtggagtgctgcagagatggttgttcttctggaaggttctcctctctccacagagaaatgctgatgttctgtcagagtgaccatcgggttcttggtcacctccctgacttaggcccttctcccccgatcgcactgtttggccgggcagccagctctaggaagagtcctggtggttccaaacttcttccattcaCGGAtattggaggccactgtgctcattgggaccttcaatgctgcagaaatttttctgtacccttccccagatctgtgcctcgatacaatcctgtctcggaggtctacagacagttccttggatttcatggcttggtttgtgctctgacatgcactgctaactgtgggaccttatatagacaggtgtgtgcctttccaaatcatgtccaataaactgaatttaccacaggtggactccaatcaagttgtagaaacatctcaaggatgatcagtggaaacaggatgcacctgagctcaattttgagtgtcatggcaaaggctgtgaatacttatgtacatgtggtttttttgttttttatttttaataaatttgcaaagatttcaaacaaacttctttcacgttgtcattatggggtattatttgtagaattttgaggaaaataatgaattaatccattttggaataaggctgtaacataacaaaatgtggaaaaagtgaagcgctgtgaatactttccggatgcactgtagttaaAGCagtattctgagttcaataccagtaaagcttaatcaacagcatttgtggcataatgttgttgttCTTCTTGACTGTTTTTTCGACTGGTAGATTGCTGCTCAGATCTGTCGTCAGGCTGGTTTGGTGCAGAAATCAAAAGACGTGATGGACTACAGTGCAGAGAACTTTGCCATCGTCTTTGCTGCTATGGGGGTGAGTgcttgtctgtctgtttttttttattatttgtatccaTTTGTATGTATCCAAGTatgtgtttcttttcttttttcttctctatTAACAGTGGTCAAGTGTGTGGTTTAGTTAAGGTTCCTCTTCTAACATGCTtaattaaaattacataaaatccTGTTTTACATGTAGGTCTGTATAAATAAAGACCATTTCCTATACTAGTGCTTGGATGTTAGCCTACTGCTTGCATGAATTGTAGGATGCTTGTGTAAAGTGATACTCTGAGTGGACAGAATGtgaaattgtgtacttttttgagTGAGTTAATGAATGCTGGTCCTCATAGGTGGTTTAATCCTGCTCTTCAACACCACCTTAACCTTCTGCCCCCACATGTCTGCTTACTCTCCAAACCTTTGTTATTGTCACCTGAGTGGCTGCAGTCTGTCCTCTCAGACAGGTATTACCTGTGTCAGGTTCACCTGTGTATTCAAGTATGGAGGGCTTCCATTAACCTGTGTTTGAAATGCCAGTGACCCAACCTTGTGTCCTCTGGCCGCTTGGACCTGGTTGGGACTAATGGCTAATGCATTCGCTATTGACTACCTGTAACTCTATATCTTGATTTCATAGGCAGGGTGGTCAAAATGTTAAACCTATTATATAGAAAAGAGGATGTTCCTCTTGCAGGAAGTGTACTTCAAGAGGTCATTTTGAACtgaataatgaacaaacaatacctgaaatTATTTACAATTTTGGTCATTGTGCTACACCGACATTAGAGTGGGGTCTTAATCTTGGTTTGTTCACTGCTtaagtttatttgtttgtttaaatcccaGGTCAACATGGAGACTGCCCGTTTCTTTAAGTCGGACTTTGAGGAAAATGGATCTATGGACAATGTGTGCTTATTCTTGAACCTGGCCAACGATCCTACGTGAGAACTCATTTTAAATGATCTTAATTATCTTCCTGGCAACAAAACACctgatttgttgttgttaaagTGTCATAAACCCCCCTATTTCAGCATCATTTGTTCACACCTAAGACTTGcataaaagaagaaataaaaatacaaagtgtATTTTTAAACTTCTTAAAACAAACATAGTTGGCAAGCTAcagagaactgttgaggagagagagaatgaaacgggcgagcactttaacattgagctcaaacgcatctatcacggctctgatatgcgaaccgtttaaatgagactgttgcaCGCCCGTCTATTATTGTAGAAACACAATGCCACGTAATAACGAAACGAACTGtgattggtcgtttacatgtctgagacgctccttcacatgcaagcaggtgattcttggCGCTCTCACAGCCTTAAGAAACAAATCGTCAAAACGGGAGCATTTTACATCCGATACAATAATtcaaaaattctgaatatcggccgatttatcggcctcgccaatatatcggtcgaccactaatcacGATATTCGTTAAGACAGTTCTTTTTGTATTCCACATTAGAAAGAAAGTGATGTGgatttggaattacatgagggtgagttaattatgacagaatttttgtttttggattaTTCCTTAGAGTTTAAGCAGTTTTtaatttatgagaaaaataaggtctttggttaacattacttgaagagacttttcctgttttgttctacaacataaatttacAACAGTACTTCAGCGGTACTGTAAGTACTAAAACGGTTGTCCCATTCATTTTTGCACACGTCATGCGCCCTTGTTGGTATAGTCTTTCAAGTAATGTTacccacagaccttattttactcataaattgaaatcAAAAACCTCTTTTCTAAAAACtcattaaaattcaaataatCAAACAGCAGATTTTCCTTGCAAGTTGGCCTTTAAATTTACATCATGACTGACCatctctattgtttttatacagtgtattttgtcattttattaaatCATGCATTGTCTTGTGCTACCTTATGTATTTTCTGAATTTCTCTATGTAGCATTGAACGCATCATCACCCCACGTTTGGCATTGACCACGGCGGAGTATCTGGCCTATCAGTGTGAGAAACATGTGCTGGTCATCCTCACGGACATGAGCTCTTATGCAGAAGCTCTGAGAGAGGTGAGGAGGATTTGATGTCTATGAATTATTTCCCATAACAATTGTTGTCCTAGTATGATAAAATGTCCATTTGGAGACCATAAAACAATTGGTTTGTGAGAGCAATCGCAGTGGGTTTTATTGGCAGATGGTCAAGATATCAGGCCTCAGTTAATGTTACTTTCTCGGTTTGACCAATATTTTCTTAAGTTTGTACGCTTTTTGAAAAATCTTGCAATGGTGAATTCAGCCATTTCAACCATGTTGGTCGAAGGTCTCCTTTAGAAAGACATAATGCACTTGTACTTGCACCCTCATATAAACCATTCCCATTGACAATGTATTGCTTTGGAAAGCATTTAATGGAAATGTAGTTTTTTTCTATTAGATGCAAAGCTACAACACCATTCTCTGCTTTGTAGGGATTTTTCCAGTGCCCTGTTTCTTATTGTATCAAGTTGTTTGGTATTTGAAATTTCAGAACTGCTTAAACATAATTGACcttgtgatgtaaaaaataaagtcTCTCTCTCCCTGATCCCTTATCGTTTTATGATTTACTAACAATTGTAAGATGCACTTCTTTTGCTAGACGCACAAAAAGCACATTTATATCGAGTCATCTTGGTGTATCCTATATAACAACCTTTTTTATTGTCTCTAGCTCTGATTACCAATAAAAGTAGTTGTGTGTGCACAGAGCTACTTGATATCATATTTCAACTGTATGCCAGCGATCAAACAGACAACAGTGTGAACAGCTATGAAAGAGCACAGTCTCCCGTAACAAAAGCATAGTAACCTGCTCTTGACATTTGGAACTGTGTTGGAGCAAAGAACAGTGTCACGGTTAGTATTGTGTTtcctgtgtaatttatgttgaagAGCCACTGTGTCCAATCATAATGAATGGATTTCAGTACCATCTGCAAAGTGTAAGAAGCATTTAAACTTgttgtttaaagaaaaaaacccACATAGCCCACTCGACTTTGTGCATAAACCAagaatatggctgtatttgaaaTGGAATGCTAGCATACTGCATACTTTGTActgcatacatttaaaaaaatatatatagtatgttaAAACGTACACAGTGTGCAACACTAAACATTTCAAGTTTTAGCATGGTACATtaatgttgtcacatgacctgctgcatttttttatttagagtGGCATCTTATTTTCACCTGTGAAATATCTTCCCTTTTGGAAGTCCAATCAAATTGGTCCTGAAAGAGATGACAAAAAATGTATACCACTTTGTCACACtgaaaatggaaggtcaagttaaATGTATTGCAATATGTGCACACAGTATTGATGCAGTGTGCtctggttgtatactgcacattttggcatatCTAGTAGGGTAttttatgcatacagaaaatttgcattctgTGCACAGTACACATACTGCAAAAATTGTACGAGTAGTATGGAAAAACACAATCCTGAACATACCCTACGACACGAACCAAACCAGTGGTACAAGAAACAAGCAGAAGACAAGCACAAAGTAGCATTTGTGCAGCAATCATAACATAAGTTCTGAAAGAGAAAGAGTGGAAAAGCTGCATTCCGTGATGTTCCTCAGCCTCACAGAGATGCCTTAAGTTAATTATTCTCAGATGCTCAGTATGAGagagaggctttttttttttttttttttggcttcccTTTTCTGGCACCATCTCCTTTTTTTCCTCCCTCATACCACTGATAATCGTTTTTGTGCAATGGAACATGTTTTGATGTCTAAATGTGTCAAACGCATAATACTCATTCTAAATAGTTTGCGTGCATGTGAAAGGACCGTTGCCTACTGCCTTTGTGAAGCTGTAACCTTGGGATACATTCAGTCCTATCAGAGCTGCCTGCTTTTGCTTCTTTCGTAGTCAGACGCTTCCAAAAAGCGCCAGGAGCATTAATATTTAACTTCCTTTCCTATTCAACCTGGGAAAGGTTAGGCTAAGAACAGAATTGGTGGTTTAGGAGTATTTGAAACTCTTTAACCTTGGTAGAAGATCTGAGTGTATTTTCTACTTAATAAAGTGTATCAGTGTGTGGATGTAGCAAGTAAAGGGGAGATTAATGGTAATGATTTCCATTGATCATTTGGTACAGAGGTAATACAGATGTCACTGCCCTAATTCGTCCTTGtcttacaccattggttgagtaattgCTGCCATGTCAATAATTCATGCTTAaataacagagcaatgttttgaaagcactgttgggctacagtgtttacactttgagGGTATCAACCTTCCAATGACTCACTCATAGTTGTCTGTGCACACTAAAACCAAAATAAGGCATAGTATTTTAATATGTTGTATTATATTCGTTTTTTTAATATACTTCACCTGTAACTGTCACCTTTAGGCTTCGACAGACCTCAGCTGATGGGTTATGTTTTTACcaatcaaatggattacttttttttttttttaaccttcaaGGAATGTATTTGAAGACAAAATCTCTAAGTTCAGACTGTTCTTAAGTTGGAATTTATGCAAATgtcagtaacactttattttatagtGTCTGTGTTACACATTTTACTGTTATTAATTACTGTAGTATTAACAATATGCAAATACACAgtaattacatgtatttcattagtATTACGCAGTAAATGTAAATACACGGTAACATTAacactaaaataaagtgtgacccaaGTGTCTCCTGTGATGCATACATTGCACAACTTCCCAAGTCATGATGTGAAACACCTTTTTGTCctggtgtgtgtgttgtatagGTGTCTGCTGCCCGTGAAGAGGTGCCAGGTCGTCGTGGTTTCCCAGGTTACATGTACACTGATCTTGCTACAATCTACGAGCGTGCTGGTAGAGTGGAAGGCAGAAATGGATCAATCACTCAGATCCCCATTTTGACCATGCCTAATGATGGTgggcacacacacattcacacttcaGTCACACATAAGGCAATTCTTACAAAACCGGTTTAGAAAATACCAAGGTCGTATTTAAGCCCAAATCGATACAGAAACaaatgaaattatatattttcataaaggAAATGATGCCTACATTTgagaccattaaaggaatatttcgggttcaattcaagttaggcctcattcacttctattgtaagtgcctcactgtaaccgagttttgcttctttttttttcttttcttttttttaataaagaaaaagaggaacgagtcgaaattatttttgtggtaatcaacattatgccacaaattctgttgattgagtttaacttgtattgaacccggaatattgttTAAAGATTTTTTTCGTTTCTGGCATTATTTAccacccaattctcattaccgtaactcATCCAGACTTTTACCATCCCAGTGTTTtcatgatgattctcattaccataacagtcATTTTTTTACGGTGTTACTGGAGTACtactatgtataaatactttacaactttatatatataattttttttgtaatgactatcataatgaccatcacaCCCATTCTCACTACTCACACACTTTATACTTGGATAGAATTATCTATAAGATTTCTTTCATCACTTTTCATCTATTATACAGGTAAGAAAGATCCAGAATCAGGCTGATTGTGGACAGTAGAGAAAATGTTCACATCTTTATTTTGTGTTCTGGTCGGACACAGCCACTGTGCCCAGTAACTAGTACTCTTGATGGCTTTGGTTACTATAGAAACATCCTTGTGAAGGAcctgtgtgtgtttctgaatAGGTCTTTCCCATTATAGCAGCACCGGGAAACCACcatctctttttctttctgtctttttctcacTGTTGGACCTTCTATCTCGATAACTCTGTCTCTTCACTGCCCAACACACAAAATTGCTATACTGGTTATTGTCATCAAAGACAGCAACTGACATGTTTtttgtaaaacctttttttttgccaatatagtaaataaattggcaaaaaaaaaaaaaaaaaaaaattaattcattggACACAGTTTTAATAggcatacaaaaataaaataaaaatgctaaaatatttttatttcatatcaATACAGATATCACCCACCCAATTCCTGATCTGACAGGGTACATCACAGAGGGACAGGTTTATGTAGACAGGCAACTACATAACCGACAGGTGAGAAGTTTCAAGAGTCATAATAGACAAGTAAAAAGCGAGGGTATTAAATCCTCTGCAAAGACACTAACATATGGATTTTAAGGAATTAAGTTTATAAAGTTTAAGTTAATACAGTGCTCAACtgaactctctttttttttttttttttttttttttcctaaagatTTATCCTCCCATCAATGTACTGCCATCTCTCTCTCGTTTGATGAAATCTGCTATTGGAGAGGGAATGACTCGCAAGGATCATGCTGATGTCTCTAACCAACTGGTAAACATGTTGTGCTATTCTTATTGTTTACTTTCAGATAAAAGAGTATGTTGGCTAATGATGATGATGTTTACCGTTTGTCTCtatgttcctctctctctctctttcacagtaTGCATGTTATGCCATTGGTAAAGATGTTCAGGCCATGAAAGCTGTGGTGGGTGAGGAAGCTTTGACCCCTGATGATCTGTTGTACCTGGAGTTCCTACAAAAGTTTGAGAAGAACTTCATTGCTCAAGGTACGAGCTCTTGCTCTTTCTGCTCTTGTCTTAGGCTTGTTTGCTCTAGTCTGAAATTGGCATAGGATTCTAAACCTGTAGTTTAACTTTAAAGGGATacgtcacccaaaaatgaaaattctctcatcagttactcatcctcatgccatcccagatgtggatgactttcttctgctgaacacaaacaaagatttttagaagaatatctcagctctgtaggtccacacaatgcaagggaatggtgaccaaaactttcaagctcaaaaaagcacataatggcagcataaaaataatccatattactccagtggttaaatccatatcttcagaagcaatgtaaaaagtgtggatgagaaacagataaatatttaagtctttaagTTTTTTaactatgaatctccactttcacattctgaaagtgaaagtgaaaatggagatataTAGCAAAACAAGTATtgtaatattgatctgtttctcacccaaagtgattgcagtgcttcagaagacattaatttaaccactggagtcatatggattactttaatgctgactttgtgatttttggagcttgaaaggtctggtcaccattcacctgaattgtgtggacctacagagctgagatcctaaaaatctttgtttgtgttcagcagaagaaagaaagtcacacatctgggatggcaagaaagtgagtaaatatttagagaattttcatttttggatgaactttaaAGACAATTAAAATCTTTAAGGAACTTATTGAGGCTTTCCCGCTGTGCTCCAGTTAGGAAACCTACAAACAGGCAATCATTTCAAAAACTTCCTCTGCTTAAAAGCATAGTAAACtagatacattttatttaattttcctcTAGCCAAGCTATGCCACCAACCTCAGCAAATTCCAGAATTAGGCTGCTgacagtgtgtgtgcatgtactaTTATGCTGTATTCTGTTTTAATACTCTGTATCGGAAGCCACTTGGCAGTATTTCTGTCCGCCACTGCTCTTGCTCTGCCGCAAAGCACTTTCACCCCAGTGAATGTTCTTCTGAATGCTGCTGCTCTTCAGTGAGGCACAAGGTGCAAGGCCCTCCGTCTCCAACAAACCCTCCACTTCTCtttcaaaaaaacacatgtacatctTTCACATTGATCACAGCCTTATTTTGGGGAAGAAATCTCTCCACTGCCTTTGTGTGCTCACACAATCACTGTCATTACCATCATTGGTAGAAAAGGACATTGTCTACATTCCACCAACACATTTTGGACTCAAATAATCTGTTATTGCTTCTATTTACAGAGAACAAAACATGCATTCACTCAACATTTTTTATACAACAATACAATGTTTTCTTCTTGTAAAGCAATTTTCTGTTGTTTAACTAAAACATGACATGAATTACGTTGAGTCAGTTTGTGGTTTTGATatggtattttgtttttttatgcaaaatacagGGCTATAGAAAAGATATATTTTGAAAGCAGTGCATTCCATTGCATTCagtatattctgtttattttctgCAGAAGCTAACTTTTTCACCCAAGTCTTTCTTTTATCTCTGTATTTGTGTTTTCTATGCTTGCACGCCTTTTGAATAAACAAATTTTCTgaacgtttttattttatttttttttatttatttttttaagtcattgGACTTTTCTGAAGTGTGTGTGTATCAATTTCTCTAGGTCCCTATGACAACAGAACTGTGTTCGAGACACTAGACATTGGTTGGCAGCTGCTCCGTATCTTCCCCAAAGAAATGCTGAAGAGAATTCCTCAGAGCACGCTGTCCGAGTTCTACCCGAGAGAGTCCGCTGCCCGCCACGGCACCTCTTAAGACCTAAACACCTTCAGGAGGCTTAGGCCAAAGGTCACATGACCTGTGCGCCCCCAAAATCTCATCTCAGACCCCTGTGTCCACCTTTACTATGATACCGAATACAATGATGTTAAGATTATTGGGGGTTAACTCTGGGTTATGACATAAATCATACATGCATATAATGGTTCTGTAAACATATAATGTTGTTAAACCAATATGTTTTGACCCCCATTGTTGTGTTTTACATGTTTGTGTGTATTGCAGTGTGTGGATAAGATGTGTAATTGTGATTGCTGTACTCtatgtttgcttttgttttggtTTACTGT contains:
- the LOC127455569 gene encoding V-type proton ATPase subunit B, brain isoform-like, whose translation is MSTLVANRPVDLNGPEAAARQHAQAVVRNYISQPRLTYSTVSGVNGPLVILDHVKFPRYAEIVHLTLPDGTKRSGQVLEVIGTKAVVQVFEGTSGIDAKKTACEFTGDILRTPVSEDMLGRVFNGSGKPIDRGPTVMAEDYLDIMGQPINPQCRIYPEEMIQTGISAIDGMNSIARGQKIPIFSAAGLPHNEIAAQICRQAGLVQKSKDVMDYSAENFAIVFAAMGVNMETARFFKSDFEENGSMDNVCLFLNLANDPTIERIITPRLALTTAEYLAYQCEKHVLVILTDMSSYAEALREVSAAREEVPGRRGFPGYMYTDLATIYERAGRVEGRNGSITQIPILTMPNDDITHPIPDLTGYITEGQVYVDRQLHNRQIYPPINVLPSLSRLMKSAIGEGMTRKDHADVSNQLYACYAIGKDVQAMKAVVGEEALTPDDLLYLEFLQKFEKNFIAQGPYDNRTVFETLDIGWQLLRIFPKEMLKRIPQSTLSEFYPRESAARHGTS